One segment of Clostridium ljungdahlii DSM 13528 DNA contains the following:
- a CDS encoding formate dehydrogenase H subunit alpha, selenocysteine-containing, with translation MKSILTTCPYCGTGCTFFLNVRDGKIVSVTPDDNANSVNQGKLCSKGRFGFDFVHHKDRLTSPLIRKAGKLVEVTWEEAIGFIVSKIKKTVKEYGSDSVAAFSSARCTNEENYLMQKLMRAVIGTNNVDHCARLUHAPTVSGLGTAFGSGAMTNSIHELDEMGPEDAIFAIGTNTTECHPIIGIKMLKAKERGTKLVVADPRKTDVALHADVWLRHKPGTDVALLNGMSYVILTEGLADKAFIAERTENFEDFKEVVMKFTPKYTSSITKVPADKIIEAARIIAKADAAALYYTMGITQHTTGVDNVLSTANIMMLTGNIGKPKGGVNPLRGQNNVQGACDMGALPNVYTGYQSVTNPDVKAKFEKAWNAQLSDKVGLNIPSILNAIEKDEVKMLYVFGENPMRSDPDINHVEHCLKHLDFLVVQDIFLTETAEVADVVLPGVSYAEKDGTFSSTDRTVQRIRKAVEPIGNSLPDWQILRDIMNAMDYPADYSSPEDIFDEMRSLTPSYAGISYKRLEDGGIPWPCPNENHLGTPILHVGKFSRGLGKFSPIEYREPAELPDKEYPLMLTTGRIVTHYHTGTMTRRCWGLNGADPEGFLEINPTDAKNLNIEDGDEISASTRRGSLITKAQVTTRVPEGLTFITFHFTESPANILTNSAPDPVTGTPEFKVCSVKIKKLDFSDFGCQKRKIFRKKSMRKDA, from the coding sequence ATGAAAAGTATACTAACTACTTGTCCTTATTGTGGAACAGGATGCACATTTTTCTTAAATGTAAGAGATGGAAAAATTGTTAGTGTAACCCCAGATGATAATGCAAATTCAGTAAACCAAGGGAAGCTCTGCTCAAAAGGCCGTTTTGGTTTTGACTTTGTACATCATAAAGATCGTTTAACTAGTCCTTTGATAAGAAAAGCAGGAAAGCTGGTTGAGGTTACATGGGAGGAAGCAATTGGCTTTATTGTTTCTAAAATCAAAAAAACTGTAAAAGAATATGGTTCTGACAGTGTTGCAGCTTTTAGTTCAGCACGATGTACTAATGAAGAAAACTATCTTATGCAAAAATTAATGCGCGCAGTGATTGGTACTAATAACGTCGATCATTGTGCCCGTTTGTGACATGCTCCTACAGTGTCTGGTCTAGGCACAGCATTTGGCAGTGGAGCAATGACAAACTCAATACATGAACTTGATGAAATGGGACCTGAAGATGCTATTTTTGCAATTGGTACAAATACCACAGAATGTCATCCTATAATTGGTATTAAAATGCTAAAAGCTAAAGAACGCGGTACTAAACTCGTAGTGGCTGATCCCCGCAAAACAGATGTGGCACTACATGCTGATGTTTGGCTGCGGCATAAACCAGGTACAGATGTAGCACTTCTAAATGGAATGTCATATGTCATATTGACAGAAGGACTAGCTGATAAAGCATTTATTGCTGAAAGAACTGAGAATTTTGAGGATTTCAAAGAAGTTGTAATGAAATTCACGCCAAAGTATACATCAAGTATAACTAAGGTTCCAGCAGACAAGATAATAGAAGCTGCAAGAATTATTGCTAAGGCTGATGCTGCTGCTTTGTATTATACTATGGGTATTACGCAGCATACTACTGGTGTTGATAATGTACTATCTACAGCAAATATTATGATGCTTACTGGTAATATTGGCAAGCCTAAAGGAGGAGTTAACCCTCTGCGTGGTCAGAATAACGTGCAAGGAGCATGTGATATGGGAGCTTTGCCTAATGTCTACACTGGTTACCAATCAGTAACTAATCCTGATGTGAAAGCTAAATTTGAAAAAGCATGGAATGCTCAGTTAAGCGATAAAGTTGGACTTAATATTCCGTCTATCTTGAATGCAATTGAAAAAGATGAGGTCAAAATGCTGTATGTATTTGGTGAAAATCCAATGCGAAGTGACCCTGATATAAATCATGTGGAACACTGCTTGAAACATTTGGATTTTTTGGTTGTTCAAGATATTTTCTTAACTGAAACAGCTGAAGTTGCTGATGTTGTTCTTCCGGGCGTATCCTATGCTGAAAAAGATGGAACTTTTAGTAGTACTGATCGTACAGTGCAGCGTATTCGTAAGGCTGTAGAGCCAATAGGTAATAGTCTTCCAGATTGGCAAATACTCAGGGATATCATGAATGCAATGGATTATCCAGCAGATTATAGTTCTCCTGAAGATATATTTGATGAAATGAGATCTTTAACACCAAGTTATGCTGGTATTAGTTATAAACGGTTGGAGGACGGTGGCATTCCATGGCCATGTCCAAATGAGAATCATCTTGGGACACCTATTTTGCATGTTGGTAAGTTTTCCCGTGGTTTGGGTAAGTTTTCCCCAATTGAGTATAGGGAACCTGCTGAGCTTCCTGATAAAGAATATCCATTAATGCTGACTACTGGACGTATCGTTACTCACTACCATACAGGGACTATGACGAGACGTTGTTGGGGACTAAATGGTGCGGATCCAGAAGGATTTTTGGAAATTAACCCTACAGATGCAAAAAATCTTAATATTGAAGATGGTGATGAAATTAGTGCATCAACACGACGTGGCTCATTAATTACAAAAGCACAAGTAACAACTAGGGTACCGGAGGGATTAACATTTATTACTTTCCATTTTACTGAGAGTCCAGCTAATATTTTGACTAATAGTGCCCCTGATCCTGTTACTGGAACACCTGAATTTAAAGTTTGCTCGGTAAAGATAAAAAAATTAGATTTTTCAGATTTTGGATGTCAAAAGCGCAAGATTTTCCGTAAAAAGAGTATGCGTAAAGACGCTTAA
- a CDS encoding HesA/MoeB/ThiF family protein, giving the protein MERYVRNMKTLSKEENDTLKNFKVCVVGCGGIGGYVIEMLGRIGIGSITAVDGDVFEESNLNRQILSSTDTIGFSKALEAKLRMEKVNPLIEVKALEKMLTEDNTCNILNNNDVVVDALDSIPARLLLQRSCKKLNIPMVHGAIAGWYAQITTIFPGDDTLNKIYNVNKQTSKGIEKEMGNPSFTPALAASIEVSEVIKILLGRGELLRKKMVFIDLLSTEYDIIPL; this is encoded by the coding sequence TTGGAACGTTATGTTAGAAATATGAAAACCTTATCAAAAGAAGAAAATGATACTTTAAAGAACTTTAAAGTTTGTGTTGTAGGCTGTGGAGGAATTGGTGGTTATGTTATTGAGATGCTTGGAAGAATAGGAATAGGAAGTATTACTGCAGTAGATGGAGACGTATTTGAAGAATCTAATTTAAATAGGCAAATACTTTCAAGTACAGATACTATAGGTTTTAGTAAAGCACTGGAAGCAAAGCTTAGAATGGAAAAAGTAAATCCATTAATAGAGGTAAAAGCACTAGAAAAAATGCTTACAGAAGATAATACTTGCAATATTTTAAATAATAATGATGTGGTAGTAGATGCTCTTGACAGCATACCAGCGAGATTATTACTTCAACGTAGCTGCAAAAAACTTAATATACCAATGGTTCATGGAGCTATAGCAGGATGGTATGCTCAAATTACTACTATATTTCCAGGAGATGATACCTTAAACAAGATTTATAATGTAAATAAACAAACATCTAAAGGAATTGAAAAGGAAATGGGTAATCCATCATTTACGCCAGCTTTAGCAGCCTCAATTGAAGTAAGTGAAGTAATAAAAATTCTTTTAGGGAGAGGAGAACTTTTAAGAAAAAAAATGGTCTTTATAGATCTTCTCTCAACTGAGTATGATATAATTCCGCTGTGA
- a CDS encoding MoaD/ThiS family protein: MKIEVRLFAYFRKDRDKKLFLEFDEPVTPADIFKKINIKEEEVAILLINGRDGKANTELNDNDVLSLFPPVGGG; the protein is encoded by the coding sequence TTGAAAATAGAAGTTAGATTATTTGCTTATTTTAGAAAAGATAGAGATAAAAAATTGTTTTTAGAATTTGACGAGCCTGTAACACCTGCGGATATATTTAAAAAGATAAATATTAAGGAAGAAGAAGTAGCTATTTTACTTATAAATGGTAGAGACGGTAAAGCAAATACAGAACTTAATGACAATGATGTCTTATCATTGTTTCCACCAGTAGGAGGCGGTTAA